In Candidatus Methylomirabilota bacterium, one DNA window encodes the following:
- the fdhD gene encoding formate dehydrogenase accessory sulfurtransferase FdhD has protein sequence MSIRVTESPEAPKGVADVGHSVLKVRAQDAFEAPDHLAVEEPLEIRLGGSSFSVTMRTPGHDEELVAGLLFSERIVQSRDNLDVIAHYRDPDAPPGVGNVMNVILKGDVRVARERLRRSLVTSSACGVCGKVTIDELTAGCAPVAFDGRLPASLFSRITSTLESAQATFRKTGGLHAAALFDLDGRMLVLREDIGRHNAVDKVNGHMLLADRLPLNRHVLLVSGRASFEIMQKAWMARIPVVAAVSAPSSMAVQMALAADMTLVGFLRPGGFNVYAGAQRIAPAPETRVTTGSHTEVTVGKEV, from the coding sequence ATGAGCATCCGGGTCACTGAGTCCCCGGAAGCCCCCAAGGGCGTGGCCGATGTAGGCCACTCTGTTCTGAAGGTCCGCGCCCAGGACGCCTTCGAAGCGCCCGATCATCTCGCCGTCGAGGAGCCCCTCGAGATCCGTCTGGGCGGCAGCAGCTTCAGCGTCACGATGCGCACTCCTGGCCACGACGAGGAGCTCGTGGCGGGGCTGCTCTTCTCCGAGCGCATCGTCCAGAGCCGCGACAACCTCGACGTGATCGCGCACTATCGTGATCCCGATGCCCCGCCCGGCGTCGGCAACGTGATGAACGTGATCCTCAAGGGCGACGTGCGCGTGGCCCGCGAGCGCCTGCGCCGGAGCCTCGTGACATCGTCCGCGTGCGGCGTGTGCGGCAAGGTGACGATCGACGAGCTCACCGCCGGCTGCGCGCCGGTCGCCTTCGACGGGCGGCTGCCCGCCTCGCTGTTCTCGCGGATCACGAGCACGCTCGAGTCCGCCCAGGCCACCTTCCGGAAGACGGGCGGCCTCCACGCTGCCGCGCTGTTCGACCTCGACGGCAGAATGCTCGTCCTGCGCGAGGACATCGGCCGCCACAACGCCGTGGACAAGGTGAACGGCCATATGCTGCTTGCCGATCGGCTGCCGCTGAACCGCCACGTCCTGTTGGTGAGCGGGCGCGCGAGCTTCGAGATCATGCAGAAGGCCTGGATGGCCCGCATTCCCGTGGTCGCGGCGGTGTCGGCGCCGTCGAGCATGGCCGTCCAGATGGCTTTGGCCGCCGACATGACCCTCGTGGGGTTTCTCCGCCCCGGAGGTTTCAACGTGTACGCGGGCGCGCAGCGCATCGCCCCCGCGCCGGAGACTCGTGTGACCACCGGATCTCACACCGAAGTGACGGTAGGCAAGGAGGTCTGA
- a CDS encoding 5-formyltetrahydrofolate cyclo-ligase — translation MTPDELTRWRKAERRRLLAAREGLDAHALERARLRIDAHLERAFPGLVSTRLAFCWPMHGEYDARPLVQGLRGRGAVTALPVVVAPGRPLEFRAWHPDIALAPGPLGIPYPEASEAIVPTVILVPMIGWDAAGHRLGYGGGYFDRTLATLDPRPTSIGVGYELSRIATIHPQPWDIPMDWVVTERGVYRRDGDALAFLGAPQAGTPGAVASPVCYADEIEPS, via the coding sequence ATGACGCCCGACGAGCTGACCCGGTGGAGGAAGGCGGAGCGGCGGCGGCTGCTCGCCGCCCGAGAGGGCCTGGATGCGCACGCCCTCGAGCGTGCCCGGCTCCGCATCGACGCGCATCTGGAGCGCGCCTTCCCCGGCCTCGTCTCGACGCGACTGGCCTTCTGCTGGCCGATGCACGGCGAGTACGACGCGCGCCCGCTCGTGCAAGGATTGCGCGGCCGCGGCGCGGTGACGGCGCTTCCGGTGGTCGTGGCGCCGGGCCGTCCGCTCGAGTTCCGCGCGTGGCATCCCGACATCGCGCTGGCGCCGGGCCCGCTCGGCATCCCCTACCCCGAGGCCTCGGAGGCCATCGTCCCCACGGTGATCCTGGTGCCGATGATCGGATGGGACGCGGCCGGCCACCGGCTCGGCTACGGCGGTGGCTATTTCGATCGGACGCTGGCCACGCTCGACCCGCGCCCCACCTCGATCGGCGTGGGCTACGAGCTGAGCCGGATCGCCACCATCCATCCGCAGCCCTGGGACATTCCCATGGACTGGGTCGTGACCGAGCGCGGTGTGTACCGGCGCGACGGCGACGCGCTGGCCTTTCTCGGCGCGCCGCAGGCGGGGACGCCCGGGGCGGTCGCCTCCCCGGTCTGCTACGCGGACGAGATCGAGCCCAGCTAG
- a CDS encoding ABC transporter ATP-binding protein, with amino-acid sequence MLRISGLSVAYGGLRALEDVSLDVNEGEFVTIVGPNGAGKSTLLKTISGSVRPAAGRLELRGRDMTPLRSHQRAALGIAHVPEGRRVFPSLTVLENLELGSYRAAARAARRATLGSVLELFPVLAERRAQLAGSLSGGEQQMLALGRGLMSLPDLLLLDEPSQGLAPRIVEQIFEAIGRIRAARRLTILLVEQRVVEALELCDRGYVLETGRVALAGSHDALLADPRVQRAYLGV; translated from the coding sequence ATGCTGCGGATCTCCGGCCTTAGCGTCGCCTACGGCGGCCTGCGCGCGCTGGAAGACGTCTCCCTCGACGTCAACGAGGGGGAATTCGTCACCATCGTCGGCCCGAACGGCGCGGGCAAGAGCACGCTGCTCAAGACGATCTCCGGCTCGGTGCGTCCGGCGGCGGGCCGGCTCGAGCTCCGCGGCCGCGACATGACGCCGCTCCGGTCGCATCAGCGCGCCGCGCTCGGCATCGCGCACGTGCCGGAGGGCCGCCGCGTCTTCCCGTCGCTGACCGTGCTGGAAAACCTCGAGCTCGGGTCATACCGGGCGGCGGCACGCGCGGCGCGACGCGCCACTCTCGGCTCCGTGCTGGAGCTCTTCCCCGTGCTCGCCGAGCGCCGCGCACAGCTCGCGGGCTCGCTCTCCGGCGGAGAACAGCAGATGCTGGCGCTGGGGCGCGGGCTGATGTCGCTGCCCGATCTCCTGCTGCTGGACGAGCCCTCGCAGGGTCTCGCCCCGCGCATCGTGGAGCAGATCTTCGAGGCCATCGGTCGGATCCGCGCCGCGCGCCGCCTTACCATCCTGCTCGTGGAACAACGTGTGGTCGAGGCGCTCGAGCTCTGCGATCGCGGCTACGTGCTCGAGACCGGCCGCGTCGCGCTGGCCGGCTCGCACGACGCCCTGCTCGCCGATCCGCGCGTCCAGCGGGCGTATCTCGGGGTCTGA
- a CDS encoding branched-chain amino acid ABC transporter ATP-binding protein/permease, translating to MSERARGGLGIVGVLAVGLLLSFVLTERYHHRILTLVFLWAAMGLAWNIISGYAGQISFGHQAFFGIGAYTTVLLAAKLKLTPWLGMFAGAGVAVLAALLIGTPTFRLAGIYFGLATLAYPLIFRIVMDYLGFQEVAIPMVRDHPFLFMQFEEPRSFDLLALALLGATLVLSRLIEGSRLGYSLRAIKENEQAALAMGVDAFRCKMAAYALSAAPAALAGAIYAHAILFVVTPEAVFGVLVIVQTLVVCLVGGVGTLWGPVIGAAIMIPVSEILDGTVGDRLPGIQGVVYGAALMAIMMFAPEGLFWRLRRRRAPAAVATATGTADREREAAPPAVVPGAVLLDVRGVSKAFLGLQALSEVSFDVRQGEILGIIGPNGAGKTTLFNVLNGFLLPEGGQVRWEGDPITGLPPHAVCRRGIGRTFQVVRFFPHLTVRENVIVGAFAHGGTPAAAAARARDALARVGLEARADSLPPGLTTLELRLMELARCLATRPRLVLLDEPLAGLSTDGIEIMSAMIRRVRADGITVVIIEHTVQALVKIADRLVVLDHGRRLAEGAPGDVTRDPAVIEAYLGKRWLARHAAAHAADLRP from the coding sequence ATGAGCGAGCGCGCGCGGGGCGGGCTGGGCATCGTGGGCGTGCTCGCCGTGGGGCTCCTGCTGTCCTTCGTCCTCACCGAGCGCTACCACCACCGCATCCTGACCCTGGTGTTCCTGTGGGCGGCGATGGGGCTCGCATGGAACATCATCAGCGGCTACGCGGGGCAGATCTCCTTCGGCCACCAGGCCTTCTTCGGGATCGGCGCCTACACCACCGTGCTGCTGGCCGCCAAGCTGAAGCTCACGCCGTGGCTGGGCATGTTCGCGGGGGCGGGGGTCGCGGTGCTCGCTGCGCTCCTGATCGGCACCCCCACCTTCCGGCTCGCCGGCATCTACTTCGGCCTCGCCACGCTGGCGTATCCGCTCATCTTCAGGATCGTCATGGACTACCTCGGCTTTCAGGAGGTGGCGATCCCGATGGTGCGCGACCACCCCTTCCTGTTCATGCAGTTCGAGGAGCCGCGGTCCTTCGATCTCCTCGCCCTCGCCCTGCTCGGGGCGACGCTCGTGCTCTCGCGCCTCATCGAAGGCTCGCGCCTGGGCTACTCACTCCGCGCCATCAAGGAGAACGAGCAGGCCGCGCTCGCCATGGGCGTGGATGCCTTCCGCTGCAAGATGGCGGCGTACGCGCTGAGCGCGGCGCCCGCCGCGCTGGCCGGCGCCATCTACGCGCACGCCATCCTCTTCGTGGTCACGCCGGAGGCGGTGTTCGGCGTGCTCGTGATCGTGCAGACGCTCGTCGTCTGCCTCGTGGGCGGCGTGGGCACCTTGTGGGGCCCGGTGATCGGCGCCGCGATCATGATCCCGGTAAGCGAGATCCTGGACGGCACGGTGGGCGACCGCCTCCCCGGCATCCAGGGCGTCGTCTACGGCGCTGCGCTCATGGCCATCATGATGTTCGCCCCCGAGGGGCTGTTCTGGCGCCTGCGGCGTCGGCGTGCGCCCGCGGCGGTGGCGACGGCAACGGGGACGGCCGATCGGGAACGCGAGGCCGCGCCGCCCGCGGTGGTCCCCGGCGCCGTCCTGCTCGACGTGCGCGGCGTGAGCAAGGCCTTTCTCGGCCTGCAGGCGCTCTCCGAGGTGAGCTTCGACGTCCGCCAGGGCGAGATCCTCGGCATCATCGGTCCGAACGGGGCGGGCAAGACCACGCTCTTCAACGTCCTCAACGGTTTCCTCCTCCCGGAGGGCGGCCAGGTCCGCTGGGAGGGCGACCCCATCACGGGGCTGCCCCCGCACGCGGTGTGCCGCCGGGGCATCGGCCGCACGTTCCAGGTCGTGCGCTTCTTCCCGCACCTGACCGTTCGGGAGAACGTCATCGTCGGCGCGTTCGCCCACGGCGGCACGCCCGCGGCGGCGGCCGCGCGGGCCCGCGACGCCCTCGCGCGTGTGGGCCTCGAGGCGCGGGCCGACTCGCTGCCGCCCGGCCTCACCACGCTCGAGCTGCGCTTGATGGAGCTGGCGCGCTGCCTGGCGACGCGGCCGCGCCTCGTGCTGCTCGACGAGCCGCTGGCCGGTCTCTCCACCGACGGCATCGAGATCATGTCGGCCATGATCCGGCGCGTGCGCGCCGACGGCATCACTGTCGTCATCATCGAGCACACCGTGCAGGCCCTGGTGAAGATCGCCGACCGCCTCGTCGTGCTCGACCACGGCCGCCGGCTCGCCGAGGGCGCGCCGGGCGACGTGACCCGCGATCCCGCCGTCATCGAGGCATATCTGGGCAAGCGCTGGCTCGCCCGTCACGCCGCCGCCCATGCTGCGGATCTCCGGCCTTAG
- a CDS encoding branched-chain amino acid ABC transporter permease: protein MHASELAQYVVTGLLVGGVYALMSIGLALIFGVMRVVNFAQGDFMMLGMYLTYYYAIAFHVDPLLGALLTLPPFFLLGLLVHRTFLARVTGGGDPNREMDAQLILTLGLSLVITNATTMILSPMPRGINAPYATKAFAVGPLLLNQARSYAFLMALALAAMLYALLTRTDLGRALRAAADDPEAAGYQGIDVRVMHGTAFGLGIALVAAAGGLLATYHPIEPNVAVNFIVLMFVAVVLGGLGSIPGAFVGGLVIGLVQSLTLLLLPLQLQNVGVFVTFLLVLYVRPQGLFGRRARAV from the coding sequence GTGCACGCGAGCGAGCTCGCCCAGTACGTGGTGACGGGGCTGCTCGTGGGGGGCGTCTACGCCCTCATGAGCATCGGCCTCGCGCTGATCTTCGGCGTCATGCGGGTCGTCAACTTCGCCCAGGGCGACTTCATGATGCTGGGGATGTACCTCACCTACTACTACGCGATCGCCTTCCACGTGGACCCCCTGCTGGGAGCGCTGCTCACGCTGCCGCCGTTCTTCCTGCTCGGCCTGCTCGTGCACCGGACGTTCCTCGCGCGCGTCACCGGTGGCGGCGATCCCAACCGCGAGATGGACGCCCAGCTCATCCTCACCCTGGGCCTGTCCCTCGTGATCACCAACGCGACCACGATGATCCTCTCGCCCATGCCCCGCGGCATCAACGCGCCCTACGCCACCAAGGCCTTTGCGGTGGGCCCGCTGCTGCTGAACCAGGCGCGCTCGTACGCGTTCCTCATGGCGCTGGCGCTGGCCGCCATGCTCTACGCGCTCCTCACCCGCACCGATCTCGGTCGCGCCCTGCGCGCGGCCGCCGACGATCCCGAGGCCGCCGGCTATCAGGGGATCGACGTGCGGGTGATGCACGGCACCGCGTTTGGCCTGGGCATCGCGCTGGTCGCGGCGGCGGGCGGCCTCCTCGCCACCTACCACCCCATCGAGCCGAACGTGGCGGTGAACTTCATCGTGCTGATGTTCGTGGCGGTGGTGCTGGGCGGGCTCGGGAGCATTCCCGGCGCCTTCGTGGGCGGGCTGGTCATCGGGCTCGTGCAGTCGCTCACGCTGCTGCTGCTGCCGCTGCAGCTCCAGAACGTGGGCGTGTTCGTGACTTTCCTGCTCGTGCTCTACGTGCGGCCGCAGGGCCTCTTCGGCCGGCGGGCCCGCGCCGTCTAG
- a CDS encoding ABC transporter substrate-binding protein, giving the protein MRRLARPLALVLACLLASPLALLPAPARAADDVKIALVAPLSGRWARQGQLKKMGAEMAIDEINAQGGIKALGGAKLVLREADAGDSVEKAVSAAQRVLTREKISAGIGSWLSSFTLGVTEVAERLQVPWLSLSYADNITERGFKYTFQTSPVSSVQAEQALDLVVEVGKKNNRPIKKAALVGDNTAATVFFFKPLREKLLAAKGIELVADEVWTPPLADATSIVQKLRATQPDIVFYGATNFPDSVQVLQKVKEFGVKTAIQGVGAWLVTPEYVKTIGKETMDGIQTVVAAHPMKGQEELVKKFKQRTGEPFMTQDPLCTYAHVWLIKEAVEQAKSADPKAIREVMAKIDLTSGPAPSSLYPSRIKFDERGRRTGASPIIVQWQDGEPYTVVPTAVATRPIVLHK; this is encoded by the coding sequence ATGCGCCGTCTCGCCCGTCCCCTCGCGCTCGTGCTCGCGTGCTTGCTCGCCTCCCCGCTCGCGCTCCTGCCCGCGCCCGCCCGAGCCGCCGACGACGTGAAGATCGCCCTCGTGGCGCCGCTGTCCGGACGCTGGGCGCGTCAGGGCCAGCTCAAGAAGATGGGCGCAGAGATGGCCATCGACGAGATCAACGCGCAGGGCGGCATCAAGGCGCTGGGGGGCGCCAAGCTCGTCCTGCGGGAGGCCGACGCGGGCGACAGCGTGGAGAAGGCGGTGAGCGCGGCGCAGCGCGTGCTCACGCGCGAGAAGATCAGTGCCGGGATTGGCTCGTGGCTGTCCTCGTTCACCCTCGGCGTCACCGAGGTTGCGGAGCGGCTGCAGGTGCCGTGGCTCTCCCTCTCCTACGCCGACAACATCACCGAGCGCGGCTTCAAGTACACCTTCCAGACCTCGCCGGTCTCGTCGGTGCAGGCCGAGCAGGCCCTCGACCTCGTGGTCGAGGTCGGCAAGAAGAATAACCGGCCCATCAAGAAGGCCGCCCTCGTGGGCGACAATACCGCCGCCACCGTGTTCTTCTTCAAGCCGCTGCGCGAGAAGCTCCTGGCCGCCAAGGGCATCGAGCTGGTGGCCGACGAGGTATGGACGCCGCCGCTCGCGGACGCGACCTCCATCGTGCAGAAGCTCCGCGCCACCCAGCCCGACATCGTCTTCTACGGCGCCACCAACTTCCCCGACTCCGTGCAGGTGCTCCAGAAGGTGAAGGAGTTCGGGGTGAAGACCGCCATCCAGGGCGTGGGGGCGTGGCTGGTCACGCCGGAGTACGTGAAGACGATCGGCAAGGAGACGATGGATGGCATCCAGACCGTGGTGGCCGCCCATCCCATGAAGGGCCAGGAGGAGCTGGTGAAGAAGTTCAAGCAGCGCACCGGCGAGCCCTTCATGACCCAGGATCCGCTCTGCACGTACGCCCACGTGTGGCTGATCAAGGAAGCGGTGGAGCAGGCCAAGTCCGCCGACCCCAAGGCGATCCGCGAGGTCATGGCCAAGATCGACCTCACCAGCGGCCCCGCGCCCTCGTCGCTGTACCCGAGCCGCATCAAGTTCGACGAGCGTGGCCGCCGCACGGGGGCCAGCCCCATCATCGTGCAGTGGCAGGACGGCGAGCCGTACACGGTGGTGCCGACGGCGGTGGCGACGCGCCCCATCGTCCTGCACAAATAG
- a CDS encoding NADPH:quinone oxidoreductase family protein, translating into MRAVICRAWGPVANLNVEDVPAPAPADDEVLIDVRATSVNYADSIMVAGHYQTRPPFPFSPGLETAGVVSRCGARATRFKPGDRVMATLAWGGLAEQAVAKEAETFAIPHGMTFEEAGAFPIAYISSDVALRWQGRLERDETLLVLGAAGGVGLTAVEIGKAMGARVIAGASTAEKLAVAQAHGADELVNYATEKLTERVLALTGDKGADVCFDPVGGALADAALSSLGWGGRMLLVGFVGGVQQIPANRLLVKNRAALGSSLRHYRFNEPDKLRRSVEALVAWYREGKLRPLISHRFPLERAAEAITLLTDRKAHGKIVVLPGAR; encoded by the coding sequence ATGCGAGCCGTGATCTGCCGCGCCTGGGGCCCGGTCGCGAATCTGAACGTGGAGGATGTCCCCGCCCCCGCGCCCGCCGACGACGAGGTGCTGATCGATGTGCGCGCCACCTCGGTCAACTATGCGGACTCCATCATGGTGGCGGGCCACTACCAGACGCGGCCTCCCTTCCCGTTCAGCCCCGGGCTGGAGACCGCGGGGGTGGTGTCGCGCTGCGGCGCACGCGCCACCCGCTTCAAGCCGGGCGATCGCGTAATGGCCACCCTCGCGTGGGGCGGGCTCGCCGAGCAGGCGGTGGCGAAGGAAGCGGAGACGTTCGCCATTCCCCACGGCATGACATTTGAGGAGGCGGGCGCGTTCCCCATCGCGTACATCTCGAGCGACGTGGCCCTGCGCTGGCAGGGCCGCCTCGAGCGCGACGAGACGCTGCTCGTGCTCGGCGCGGCGGGCGGCGTGGGGCTGACCGCGGTGGAGATCGGCAAGGCGATGGGCGCGCGCGTCATCGCGGGCGCGAGCACCGCGGAGAAGCTCGCGGTGGCGCAGGCGCACGGCGCCGACGAGCTCGTGAACTACGCCACCGAGAAGCTCACCGAGCGCGTGTTGGCCCTCACCGGCGACAAGGGTGCGGACGTCTGCTTCGATCCCGTGGGGGGCGCGCTGGCCGATGCTGCCCTGTCCTCGCTGGGCTGGGGCGGCCGCATGCTGCTGGTGGGCTTCGTGGGCGGCGTGCAGCAGATCCCGGCCAATCGTCTCCTCGTGAAGAACCGCGCCGCCCTGGGCTCCTCGCTGCGCCACTACCGCTTCAACGAGCCCGACAAGCTGCGCCGGTCCGTGGAGGCGCTCGTCGCGTGGTACCGGGAGGGCAAGCTCCGGCCGCTCATCAGCCACCGGTTCCCTCTCGAGCGCGCCGCGGAGGCCATCACCCTCCTCACCGACCGCAAGGCTCACGGCAAGATCGTGGTGCTCCCGGGGGCGCGCTGA
- a CDS encoding enoyl-CoA hydratase/isomerase family protein — protein MEIRAESHGRHVVVVTIDHRPRLNAMTRGMLAELGRLWDELERSPCRCIVLTGAGPRAFSVGADISGDLSASAETARVVSHALLKYDAYSKPIVAAVNGDCVGGGVELLLSTDIRAAAPHARFGLPEVTWSIYPFGGATVKLIQQIGHVHAMDLLLTGRLVDAAEAARLGLVNRVVPADELMPWALATAEQIAANSPSAVQAVKRQISATIADHARTREPLDQTLGDQVRASPHFTEGVSAFREKRRPIYE, from the coding sequence GTGGAGATCCGCGCGGAGTCCCACGGCCGCCACGTGGTCGTCGTCACCATCGACCACCGCCCCCGGCTCAACGCGATGACGCGGGGCATGCTGGCAGAGCTCGGCCGGCTCTGGGACGAGCTCGAGCGGAGCCCCTGCCGCTGCATCGTGCTCACCGGCGCGGGCCCGCGCGCCTTCAGCGTGGGCGCGGACATCAGCGGCGATCTCAGCGCTTCCGCGGAGACGGCCCGCGTGGTGAGCCACGCGCTCCTGAAGTACGACGCCTACTCCAAGCCCATCGTGGCCGCGGTGAACGGCGACTGCGTGGGCGGCGGCGTCGAGCTCTTGCTCTCGACGGACATCCGCGCCGCCGCGCCCCACGCGCGCTTCGGGCTGCCCGAGGTGACGTGGTCGATCTATCCCTTTGGCGGCGCCACCGTGAAGCTGATCCAGCAGATCGGCCACGTGCACGCGATGGATCTGCTCCTCACCGGCCGCCTCGTCGATGCCGCCGAGGCCGCGCGTCTCGGGCTCGTCAACCGGGTGGTGCCGGCGGACGAGCTGATGCCGTGGGCGCTCGCCACCGCGGAGCAGATTGCCGCCAACAGCCCATCCGCGGTGCAGGCGGTGAAGCGCCAGATCAGCGCCACCATCGCGGACCATGCGCGCACGCGCGAGCCGCTGGATCAGACGCTGGGCGATCAGGTGCGGGCGAGCCCGCACTTCACCGAGGGCGTGAGCGCGTTCCGGGAGAAGCGGCGGCCGATCTACGAATAG
- a CDS encoding AMP-binding protein, producing MNPPASRTLPALLDEMARRQPGHELLVGEDGQRLGYGETRERARQLARGLLDLGVARGDRIALLMDNRPEWLLVAFAVTMVGATLVPISTWSRPRELEFVLGHCGASALVTVPALGGQDYLGAVLQAGPRLAQLRRVVVAGGAAPDGLLELAAVAARGARVPESALDAAERALTPEDVAYILYTSGTTSTPKGVQLCHGRLVENPWSIGERQHLTPADRMWMGISLFWSFGCANALLAVMTHGGTIVLQERLEPGAALALIERERCSVYYGTPNIALALTGHPDRARRDLSSLRTGAAIGPPAAMQMVMDLGAREICNVYGLTECYGNCSVTDARDPAEIRRTTVGYPLPGMEIRVVDRETRRPLPDGEVGEILVRGLLTPGYYADPERNAASFDADGFLITGDLGFVGEDGRLRFRGRTKEMVKTGGINVAPVEVEEVLLGHPTVEQAYVVGVPDPRREEILVAVVVARPGHAADPDTLRALCKDALAAYKVPREIHVMARDDLPVTGTGKVQKFRLAERLAARGGYS from the coding sequence GTGAATCCGCCTGCGAGCCGGACCCTTCCGGCGCTGCTCGACGAGATGGCCCGTCGTCAGCCGGGACACGAGCTGCTCGTGGGCGAGGACGGGCAGCGCCTCGGCTACGGGGAGACGCGCGAGCGTGCGCGGCAGCTCGCGCGCGGCCTGCTCGATCTGGGCGTGGCGCGCGGCGACCGGATCGCCCTCCTGATGGACAACCGCCCGGAGTGGCTGCTCGTGGCCTTCGCGGTCACGATGGTGGGGGCGACGCTGGTGCCGATCAGCACGTGGTCGCGCCCGCGCGAGCTCGAATTCGTGCTGGGCCACTGCGGCGCGAGCGCCCTGGTGACCGTCCCCGCTCTCGGCGGCCAGGACTATCTCGGCGCGGTCCTGCAGGCGGGGCCGCGCCTGGCGCAGCTCCGCCGCGTCGTGGTGGCCGGCGGCGCCGCGCCGGACGGGCTCCTCGAACTCGCGGCGGTCGCCGCGCGCGGCGCGCGCGTCCCCGAGTCGGCGCTGGACGCGGCCGAGCGCGCCCTCACGCCGGAGGACGTGGCCTACATCCTCTACACGTCCGGCACCACCTCGACGCCCAAGGGCGTGCAGCTCTGCCACGGGCGGCTGGTCGAGAACCCGTGGAGCATCGGCGAGCGCCAGCATCTCACGCCCGCCGACCGCATGTGGATGGGCATCTCGCTGTTCTGGAGCTTCGGCTGCGCCAACGCGCTGCTCGCGGTGATGACCCACGGCGGTACCATCGTGCTGCAGGAGCGCCTGGAGCCGGGCGCCGCCCTCGCCTTGATCGAGCGGGAGCGCTGCAGCGTCTACTACGGCACGCCCAACATCGCGCTCGCGCTGACCGGGCATCCGGATCGCGCGCGGCGCGATCTCTCGTCGCTTCGCACCGGCGCGGCTATCGGGCCGCCCGCGGCCATGCAGATGGTCATGGACCTGGGCGCCCGCGAGATCTGCAACGTCTACGGCCTCACCGAGTGCTACGGCAACTGCTCGGTGACGGACGCGCGCGATCCCGCCGAGATCCGCCGCACAACCGTCGGCTACCCGCTGCCCGGCATGGAGATTCGTGTGGTCGATCGCGAGACGCGGCGCCCGCTGCCTGACGGCGAGGTGGGGGAGATCCTGGTGCGCGGCCTCCTCACCCCCGGCTATTACGCGGATCCCGAGCGGAACGCGGCGTCCTTCGACGCCGACGGCTTCCTGATCACGGGCGATCTCGGCTTCGTGGGCGAGGACGGTCGGCTGCGTTTCCGCGGCCGCACCAAGGAGATGGTGAAGACCGGCGGCATCAACGTGGCGCCGGTGGAGGTCGAGGAGGTCCTGCTGGGTCACCCCACCGTAGAGCAGGCCTACGTGGTCGGCGTCCCGGATCCGCGCCGCGAGGAGATCCTGGTCGCGGTGGTGGTGGCCCGGCCGGGTCACGCGGCCGATCCCGACACCTTGCGAGCCCTCTGCAAGGACGCGCTCGCCGCCTACAAGGTGCCGCGGGAGATCCACGTCATGGCGCGGGACGACCTGCCTGTGACCGGCACCGGCAAGGTCCAGAAGTTCCGCCTCGCCGAGCGGCTCGCCGCGCGCGGCGGCTATTCGTAG
- a CDS encoding nitronate monooxygenase, producing MAGLRTPLCELLGIEVPIVQAPMASTSTPDLAVAVSEAGGLGSLGHAYTQPDAMRAEAAAIRARTARPFNLNLFAAPQPEEPPLAQQAEAIATMRPVLEQHGVTVPPRVPPPYAPDLALQLEAVCDLRPPVFTIHLGEIPPTMLARIRGLGIRLGSAATSVREARYFEGLGADFIIAQGGEAGGHRGTFLGSWEHAMTGTLALVRQVVRAVRVPVVAAGGIMDGAGIAAVLALGAQAAQLGTAFVVCPESAAPDVHRKAITAMDGDETTITRAFSGKPARGVRNRFTEMAEREGWPLLPFPAQNKLTVPLRQASAKAGSADFYAAWSGQAGSLARPLPAAELMRVLVEETREAIDRLRRVAP from the coding sequence ATGGCCGGGCTGCGGACGCCTCTCTGCGAGCTGTTGGGAATCGAGGTCCCGATCGTCCAGGCGCCGATGGCGAGCACGAGCACGCCGGATCTGGCGGTGGCGGTCAGCGAGGCCGGCGGGCTCGGCTCGCTGGGCCATGCCTACACCCAGCCCGACGCCATGCGCGCCGAGGCGGCCGCCATCCGCGCGCGCACCGCGCGTCCCTTCAACCTGAATCTCTTTGCGGCGCCCCAGCCGGAGGAGCCGCCTCTCGCTCAGCAGGCGGAGGCCATCGCGACGATGCGCCCCGTGCTCGAGCAGCACGGCGTGACGGTGCCGCCCCGGGTTCCGCCACCCTACGCCCCCGATCTCGCTCTGCAGCTGGAGGCGGTGTGCGACCTGCGCCCGCCGGTGTTCACGATCCATCTGGGCGAGATCCCGCCCACCATGCTCGCGCGCATCCGCGGGCTCGGCATCCGCCTCGGCAGCGCGGCGACCTCCGTACGCGAGGCGCGCTACTTCGAGGGGCTGGGCGCCGACTTCATCATCGCGCAGGGCGGCGAAGCGGGCGGCCATCGCGGCACCTTCCTCGGCTCATGGGAGCACGCCATGACCGGGACGCTCGCCCTCGTGCGTCAGGTGGTGCGCGCCGTCCGCGTACCGGTGGTGGCGGCGGGTGGCATCATGGACGGCGCGGGCATTGCCGCGGTGCTGGCGCTGGGAGCCCAGGCGGCGCAGCTCGGCACCGCCTTCGTGGTCTGCCCCGAGAGCGCCGCGCCGGACGTGCACCGCAAGGCGATCACCGCCATGGACGGCGACGAGACCACGATCACGCGCGCCTTCTCCGGCAAGCCCGCCCGCGGCGTGCGTAACCGCTTCACCGAGATGGCCGAGCGCGAGGGCTGGCCGCTCCTCCCGTTCCCCGCGCAGAACAAGCTGACGGTGCCGCTGCGCCAGGCCAGCGCCAAGGCCGGCTCGGCCGACTTCTACGCGGCGTGGTCCGGGCAGGCGGGCTCGCTCGCTCGTCCGCTGCCCGCTGCGGAGCTGATGCGCGTCCTCGTCGAGGAGACGCGCGAGGCCATCGACCGCCTGCGCCGCGTCGCTCCTTGA